Proteins from a single region of Syntrophorhabdaceae bacterium:
- a CDS encoding amino acid--tRNA ligase-related protein, which yields MNNGQAFDILQKRHDLLRSMRTFFYDRGYIEVETPNLMGTAVNDPNIDPLYVFVGTKGPFFLHTSPEMGMKKLLPTGHRRIFQICKVYRVEDHQEVHSTEFTMLEWYREGTYTEAMSETNELVSHVARDLAIKEREELQKQFDVYDLETLFRDKTGIDPFHLGRDELFERMKMRGFSGIDEHDDALGLLLKLYVQELETAMPKRAPYFIKDWPRLISTMAKEKADDPTKVERFELYIRGIEIANGYTELIDPTIQKKRFVDDRNERRRQSKAVFDIDEGFLHALSMLRGSYAGASVGVDRLIMALFNKDCIDDVIPSRLKG from the coding sequence ATGAACAACGGGCAAGCATTCGATATACTGCAGAAAAGACATGATCTTCTAAGAAGTATGAGGACCTTCTTCTACGACCGGGGATATATCGAGGTAGAGACGCCAAACCTCATGGGAACGGCTGTAAACGATCCCAACATAGACCCTCTTTACGTCTTTGTGGGCACAAAGGGGCCGTTCTTCCTCCATACCTCGCCCGAGATGGGCATGAAGAAGCTCTTGCCCACGGGACACAGGCGGATTTTTCAGATATGCAAGGTCTACCGCGTGGAGGACCATCAGGAGGTGCACAGTACAGAATTCACCATGCTCGAGTGGTATCGGGAGGGCACCTACACGGAGGCGATGAGCGAGACGAATGAGCTCGTCTCGCATGTGGCACGCGATCTCGCGATTAAAGAGAGGGAGGAGCTTCAAAAACAATTTGACGTCTATGACCTGGAAACGCTTTTTCGCGACAAGACCGGCATAGACCCTTTTCATTTAGGTCGGGATGAGCTCTTTGAACGGATGAAGATGAGGGGTTTTTCCGGCATCGATGAGCACGACGATGCGCTCGGCCTTTTGCTCAAGCTCTACGTTCAGGAACTGGAAACCGCCATGCCGAAGCGCGCCCCTTATTTCATCAAGGATTGGCCCCGGTTAATCTCCACCATGGCCAAAGAAAAGGCCGACGACCCGACCAAGGTAGAGCGTTTCGAGCTCTATATCAGAGGTATCGAGATCGCTAATGGATACACGGAGCTCATCGATCCGACTATCCAGAAAAAACGCTTTGTTGACGATCGGAACGAACGAAGACGTCAAAGTAAAGCCGTTTTCGATATAGACGAAGGCTTTCTTCACGCGCTGTCCATGCTTCGCGGCTCCTATGCAGGCGCCTCTGTGGGGGTGGACAGGCTAATCATGGCCCTTTTCAACAAGGACTGTATCGATGACGTAATCCCCTCTCGTCTCAAGGGTTGA
- a CDS encoding YdcF family protein, producing MTGFVLKKILTIILLPVGLIVVILIVAALFMKKRLKICVIALAVLIYMLSIDPTADLFIVPLEDAQRPASLEEVKTGDVYVVLGGGINENAPDINGVGMIGSSALARIITAYRLYLIAKKPIIFSGGMVFTKTPEAEVARRFLVSLGVASQDIIMEGKSMDTYENARYVREIADKYQFRKIVLITSAYHMKRSYMLFSRRFTQILPFPTDFKTSRGPYDPLSFLPSAENLALVETAMREYMGILFYTVNP from the coding sequence TTGACGGGTTTCGTCCTCAAAAAGATCCTTACCATCATTTTGTTGCCTGTAGGTCTTATCGTAGTGATCCTCATCGTTGCTGCCCTGTTTATGAAGAAGCGGCTCAAGATTTGCGTGATCGCGCTCGCGGTCCTGATCTATATGCTGAGCATCGACCCTACAGCCGATCTTTTCATCGTACCCCTCGAGGACGCACAGCGGCCGGCCTCTTTGGAAGAGGTCAAGACCGGCGATGTCTACGTTGTGCTCGGCGGAGGGATAAACGAAAACGCGCCTGATATCAATGGAGTGGGCATGATCGGGTCGAGCGCCCTGGCTCGGATCATAACGGCGTACAGACTCTACTTGATAGCAAAAAAGCCGATCATCTTTTCCGGCGGCATGGTATTCACCAAAACGCCGGAGGCAGAGGTGGCGAGGAGGTTTCTCGTCTCATTGGGGGTTGCCTCTCAGGACATCATCATGGAAGGAAAGAGCATGGATACCTATGAGAACGCCCGGTATGTGAGAGAGATAGCCGACAAGTATCAATTCAGAAAGATCGTGCTCATCACGAGCGCTTACCACATGAAAAGGTCTTATATGCTCTTTAGCAGGCGTTTTACGCAGATACTCCCATTTCCCACGGATTTCAAGACGTCACGCGGCCCTTACGATCCCTTGAGTTTTTTGCCCAGCGCCGAAAACCTTGCACTGGTGGAGACTGCGATGCGAGAATACATGGGTATCCTCTTTTATACCGTCAACCCTTGA
- a CDS encoding patatin-like phospholipase family protein has protein sequence MVIRKFFVLLCVVALLLCACQTKAPRPQSTTKAEPKVALVLGGGASKGFAHVGVIRVLEQEKIPIHMIVATSVGSLIGALYASNPDSFQLEWAASKIERGDILDFSIVASKLGPVQGTKLEAFVEQNTKARRVEDTRVPFYPVATDLNTGETVTLEKGALAKAVHASLAIPGIFVPVMFGNRMLVDGGVTDNVACDIARSKGADIIIAVNLQRDIKDNDIESAIDVIAQSINIMMHENNKTKVRQADILIEPDTKGVSMFDFSQKKLLIEEGIKATQNAVPKIREAIARFK, from the coding sequence GTGGTTATTAGAAAGTTTTTTGTTCTCCTGTGCGTCGTTGCGCTCCTCTTATGTGCCTGCCAGACCAAGGCCCCCCGGCCACAATCTACAACAAAGGCCGAACCCAAAGTCGCCCTGGTCCTCGGAGGGGGTGCGTCTAAAGGGTTTGCCCACGTGGGTGTGATTCGTGTGCTCGAACAGGAAAAGATACCTATCCACATGATTGTGGCAACGAGCGTGGGAAGCCTGATCGGGGCGCTCTATGCATCGAACCCGGACAGCTTTCAGCTCGAGTGGGCCGCTTCCAAAATAGAACGGGGTGACATCCTGGATTTTTCTATCGTCGCCTCAAAACTCGGTCCCGTGCAAGGCACAAAACTCGAAGCATTTGTGGAACAGAACACCAAGGCGAGAAGGGTCGAGGATACGCGCGTACCCTTTTATCCTGTGGCCACAGACCTGAATACCGGGGAAACCGTCACTTTAGAAAAAGGGGCCCTTGCCAAAGCGGTACACGCATCTCTCGCCATACCCGGGATCTTTGTGCCGGTAATGTTTGGAAACCGGATGCTCGTTGATGGCGGGGTCACAGACAACGTGGCCTGCGATATCGCGCGATCCAAAGGCGCTGACATAATCATCGCCGTGAACCTGCAGCGGGATATAAAGGATAACGACATCGAATCTGCCATCGATGTGATCGCCCAGTCGATCAATATCATGATGCACGAGAATAACAAAACCAAGGTGCGACAGGCCGATATACTGATCGAGCCTGATACCAAGGGCGTTTCCATGTTTGATTTCTCTCAAAAGAAACTGCTTATTGAAGAAGGGATCAAGGCCACACAGAACGCGGTGCCAAAAATCAGGGAAGCCATCGCGCGATTCAAGTGA
- a CDS encoding MBL fold metallo-hydrolase encodes MFVKQIEVGNMAIFAYLVACKVTKEALFIDPAAETERLLKEAESRGYVIKYIVNTHSHGDHTMGNKRMKQATGAKIIIHEDDAEGLIHQPLQLIAALGGEPSPPADITVKDGDLITIGETSLKVIHTPGHSPGGMCLYHNGMVFTGDTLFVGAVGRTDLGGGSWDTLVSSIHTKLFTLPDDTIVAPGHNYGDTPKSTIGREKVYNPYVGQRSGY; translated from the coding sequence ATGTTCGTAAAGCAAATCGAAGTAGGAAATATGGCCATCTTCGCCTATCTCGTCGCCTGCAAGGTGACAAAAGAGGCGCTCTTCATTGATCCTGCGGCAGAGACCGAACGCCTGCTTAAGGAAGCGGAAAGCAGGGGATACGTCATAAAATACATTGTCAACACGCATAGCCATGGCGACCATACTATGGGCAATAAGAGGATGAAACAGGCCACCGGTGCCAAAATCATCATCCACGAAGATGACGCCGAGGGACTTATCCATCAGCCCCTGCAGCTCATCGCCGCACTCGGCGGAGAGCCGTCGCCGCCCGCCGATATCACCGTGAAAGATGGCGATCTCATTACCATCGGTGAGACGTCATTAAAAGTAATTCATACGCCGGGCCATTCCCCTGGTGGTATGTGTCTCTACCACAACGGCATGGTTTTTACCGGCGATACCCTCTTTGTGGGCGCCGTGGGCAGGACCGACCTCGGAGGCGGTTCATGGGATACGCTCGTATCGTCGATACACACCAAGCTCTTTACTCTCCCGGACGATACGATTGTGGCCCCCGGTCATAATTATGGTGATACCCCGAAAAGCACTATCGGGCGGGAGAAAGTCTACAATCCTTACGTGGGACAGAGAAGTGGTTATTAG